One region of uncultured Sulfurimonas sp. genomic DNA includes:
- a CDS encoding thioredoxin family protein, with amino-acid sequence MAIFKANSENFRQIIDEEFAKKQIVVLKFGSVFCEACSALEMELDQLNHLNKKVSIIYIDCDESSDLAEEYNIYQLPTMIIYKDANSIIYDEAGVILCEDIQKIIDSSL; translated from the coding sequence ATGGCAATATTTAAAGCAAATAGTGAAAATTTTAGACAAATCATAGATGAAGAGTTTGCAAAAAAACAGATTGTTGTACTTAAATTTGGTTCAGTTTTTTGTGAAGCTTGTTCTGCTTTAGAGATGGAGTTAGATCAACTAAATCATTTAAATAAAAAAGTATCTATTATCTATATTGATTGTGATGAATCCTCAGACCTTGCAGAAGAGTATAATATTTATCAACTTCCAACTATGATTATATACAAAGATGCCAACAGCATCATTTATGATGAAGCAGGTGTTATACTTTGTGAAGATATCCAAAAGATTATAGACTCTTCTCTATAA
- a CDS encoding outer membrane beta-barrel protein: protein MNNKILSLVVATMLTTGALSAKEVKGDLHVNVSQVEVFKDTNVGYGLGYGYRVIYNSGIYLGGSLDFIASEGKKDALTSKKTLYAYGTNIKLGYVPIKNLAVYGIGSAMLQSIGSLGGAGFGYGGGVEYMFNENFALSAEYITHKMTLEGSLDYDYDIAGVNLKYTF from the coding sequence ATGAATAACAAAATTTTAAGTTTAGTAGTAGCTACTATGTTAACAACAGGTGCACTTAGTGCAAAAGAAGTAAAAGGTGATTTACATGTAAATGTATCTCAAGTTGAAGTTTTTAAAGATACCAATGTTGGTTATGGTTTAGGTTATGGATATAGAGTTATTTATAATAGTGGCATCTACTTAGGAGGCTCTTTAGACTTTATAGCATCTGAGGGGAAAAAAGATGCTTTAACATCAAAGAAAACTCTTTACGCTTATGGAACAAACATAAAACTAGGATATGTGCCTATAAAAAATTTAGCTGTTTATGGTATCGGTAGTGCAATGTTACAAAGTATAGGTAGCTTAGGCGGTGCTGGTTTTGGTTATGGTGGTGGAGTAGAGTATATGTTCAATGAGAATTTTGCTCTAAGTGCAGAGTATATAACTCATAAAATGACTTTAGAAGGCTCACTTGATTATGACTATGACATAGCAGGTGTAAATCTAAAATATACTTTTTAA
- a CDS encoding adenosylmethionine--8-amino-7-oxononanoate transaminase, whose translation MKNQELKNRDLEVLWHPCTQMKDHEKLPLTPIKKAYGVYLEDFEGNKFIDAVSSWWVNMFGHTNPYINEKIKEQLDTLEHVILAGFTHEQVVRLSERLVKLTPEGLQKCFYSDNGSSAIEVALKMSYHAHKNDGKVGKNTFVSLTNSYHGETIGALSVGDVELYKQTYAPLLLKTLQTPVPLDMSVDAARVAASEFEELCKLKSQEISAIILEPLVQGAGYMHMYHSEFLSLVRDICDRYDVHLIADEVMVGFGRTGKLFACEYANITPDFIVLSKGLTGGYLPLSVVLTTNDIYAKFYCDYNEHKAFLHSHSYTGNALACAAANATLDIFENDNVIEQNKKTAKYMGEKLQKFKELKNVASIRQTGMICVVELKGYTSEQRIGLKVYQHGLKNGVLIRPLGHIVYFMPPYIITNQEIDKMMDTAYEAIVRL comes from the coding sequence ATGAAAAATCAAGAACTTAAAAACAGAGACTTGGAAGTTTTGTGGCATCCTTGTACTCAGATGAAAGACCATGAGAAGCTTCCTCTTACTCCCATAAAAAAAGCTTACGGAGTTTATCTTGAGGATTTTGAGGGAAACAAGTTTATAGATGCTGTTAGTAGTTGGTGGGTAAATATGTTTGGACATACTAACCCCTACATAAATGAAAAAATAAAAGAGCAGTTAGATACTTTAGAACATGTGATTTTGGCAGGTTTTACTCATGAACAAGTAGTGAGATTATCTGAGCGTTTAGTAAAACTAACACCAGAAGGTTTACAGAAGTGTTTTTACTCAGATAATGGCTCAAGTGCTATAGAAGTAGCACTAAAAATGAGTTATCATGCACATAAAAATGATGGCAAAGTTGGAAAAAATACATTTGTTTCACTAACTAACTCTTACCATGGAGAGACTATCGGGGCTTTAAGTGTGGGTGATGTAGAGCTTTACAAACAGACTTATGCTCCTCTTTTACTAAAAACCTTACAAACTCCAGTCCCTTTAGATATGAGCGTAGATGCAGCTAGAGTTGCAGCATCTGAGTTTGAAGAGTTGTGTAAGCTTAAGTCACAAGAGATAAGTGCGATAATTTTAGAGCCTCTAGTTCAAGGTGCTGGTTATATGCATATGTATCACAGTGAATTTTTAAGCCTTGTTCGTGATATTTGTGATAGATATGATGTGCATCTAATAGCTGATGAAGTTATGGTTGGTTTTGGAAGAACTGGTAAACTTTTTGCTTGTGAATATGCAAATATAACACCTGATTTTATAGTTTTATCTAAAGGTTTAACAGGTGGTTATCTTCCTCTTTCTGTAGTGCTGACAACTAATGACATCTATGCAAAATTTTACTGTGATTATAACGAGCATAAAGCATTTTTACACTCTCATTCATACACAGGAAATGCTCTTGCTTGTGCAGCTGCAAATGCTACTTTAGATATTTTTGAAAATGATAATGTTATAGAGCAAAACAAAAAAACAGCAAAATATATGGGTGAAAAACTTCAAAAGTTCAAAGAGCTTAAAAATGTGGCATCTATAAGACAAACGGGAATGATTTGTGTGGTTGAACTTAAAGGGTACACTTCAGAGCAGAGAATAGGTCTAAAAGTTTATCAGCATGGGCTTAAAAATGGTGTTTTAATTAGACCTCTTGGGCATATAGTCTATTTTATGCCTCCTTATATCATCACAAATCAAGAGATAGACAAGATGATGGATACAGCTTATGAGGCTATAGTAAGATTATAG
- a CDS encoding MotA/TolQ/ExbB proton channel family protein, with the protein MKKYKITITITSIYAVTILLPYYLTSVRQLIDSKNYFLELHYGFIHYPSIIFICLSAIILHLSVKASEEKVYDSHKKTRAELAEAVSMISLNNENFDEFLKTKNKFSKDIKTIILNGGIEDDMELIVQKRTLEISTMYEKLISEYGYISTVLPMLGMVGTITGLLQMFAVSDGIDNITEKLASLSVALATTLYATLWVILITKPNSREVENHLIELDKEELNLINSAKLFLHNVDVDLLIEFDVKKEEVVSENKK; encoded by the coding sequence TTGAAAAAATATAAGATAACCATAACAATAACTAGTATATATGCAGTGACAATACTATTGCCTTACTATTTAACATCAGTAAGACAATTAATAGATTCTAAAAATTATTTTTTAGAACTTCACTATGGCTTTATTCATTATCCATCAATAATATTTATTTGTCTTAGTGCAATTATATTACATCTTTCTGTTAAGGCTAGTGAAGAAAAAGTTTATGATTCGCATAAAAAAACAAGAGCAGAATTGGCAGAAGCTGTATCAATGATATCGTTAAATAATGAAAATTTTGATGAATTTTTAAAAACAAAAAATAAATTTTCTAAAGATATTAAGACCATTATATTAAATGGTGGTATAGAGGACGATATGGAATTGATTGTCCAAAAAAGAACACTTGAAATTTCTACTATGTATGAAAAGTTAATTTCAGAATATGGGTATATCTCAACAGTTCTTCCTATGCTTGGTATGGTTGGTACAATTACAGGGTTATTGCAAATGTTTGCTGTCTCTGATGGTATTGACAATATTACAGAAAAATTAGCAAGCCTTAGTGTAGCTTTAGCAACAACTTTATACGCAACCTTATGGGTTATTTTAATCACTAAACCCAATTCTAGAGAAGTTGAAAATCACCTCATTGAATTGGATAAAGAGGAACTTAATTTAATTAATAGTGCTAAATTATTTTTACATAATGTTGATGTAGATTTACTTATAGAGTTTGATGTTAAAAAAGAGGAAGTAGTAAGTGAGAATAAGAAATAA
- a CDS encoding murein transglycosylase A, producing MTQKIILIISISILFFGCTKNPQVLIEDMPNTYLTQVDFNQLPNWENENYEEALKSFLNSCKSSRTQKIYKDLCQKASEVKDAKNFFQTFFNIYTIESNKDKEGLLTGYYEPTLNGSLIKKEPYIYPLFKEPNDLISVDLTSIYPDLKNYRLRGRIEGKKLVPYYTRANTKEEVIDAQVLCYTDSKIDRFFLEVQGSGRVNLDNNETMFIGFANQNGHKYSSIGKYLIDEDEIKRDDISLQSIRAWLKENPQRIDEVLHYNESVVFFQKRSKAASGSLGLVLTPMRSVAIDRNYIPLGSMLFLDAKINNQNINRIVMAEDTGGAIKGSLRADMFFGASKEAEISAGELKSPLKLWIFLPKDAE from the coding sequence ATGACGCAAAAAATAATTCTTATAATAAGCATTTCGATACTCTTTTTTGGATGTACAAAAAATCCTCAAGTTTTGATAGAAGATATGCCAAATACATACTTAACTCAAGTTGATTTTAACCAACTTCCAAATTGGGAAAATGAAAATTATGAAGAGGCTCTTAAGTCTTTTTTAAACAGTTGTAAAAGTTCAAGAACACAAAAAATATATAAAGATTTATGTCAAAAGGCAAGTGAAGTAAAAGATGCAAAAAACTTTTTTCAAACCTTTTTCAATATATACACTATAGAGTCAAACAAAGATAAAGAGGGCTTGCTTACAGGATATTATGAGCCGACATTAAATGGATCTTTAATAAAAAAAGAGCCATATATTTATCCACTATTTAAAGAACCAAATGACTTAATAAGCGTTGATTTAACTAGCATCTATCCAGATTTGAAAAATTATAGACTTAGAGGTCGCATAGAAGGTAAAAAACTTGTGCCTTACTACACAAGAGCTAATACAAAAGAAGAAGTTATAGATGCTCAAGTTCTCTGTTATACTGATTCTAAAATAGATCGTTTTTTCTTAGAGGTACAAGGTTCAGGACGTGTAAATTTAGATAATAATGAAACAATGTTTATAGGTTTTGCAAATCAAAATGGACATAAATACAGCTCAATAGGAAAATACTTAATAGATGAAGATGAGATAAAAAGAGATGATATCTCACTTCAAAGCATCCGAGCTTGGCTTAAAGAAAATCCACAAAGGATAGATGAAGTTCTTCATTATAACGAGTCGGTAGTCTTTTTCCAAAAAAGAAGCAAGGCTGCATCTGGCTCTCTTGGACTTGTTTTAACTCCTATGCGTTCAGTTGCCATAGATAGAAACTATATTCCTTTAGGAAGTATGCTGTTTTTAGATGCTAAAATAAATAATCAAAATATAAATAGGATAGTTATGGCAGAAGACACAGGCGGTGCTATAAAGGGTTCTCTAAGAGCTGATATGTTCTTTGGTGCATCCAAAGAAGCGGAGATTAGCGCTGGAGAGTTAAAATCACCTCTAAAATTGTGGATATTTTTACCAAAGGATGCAGAATGA
- a CDS encoding class II aldolase and adducin N-terminal domain-containing protein, with the protein MNRQHLKNQLSTLALSMFRKDFFGIYHGSLSAKTESNRFLINTKEAVFDALDENSLIELYFKKDYRWNQASIDSNIHFSIYSQVSDAKFVSFTMPPFTTAYSLEHNTITPKDYFGYKELGSITVVDPKQFEDWYERARSEIAYYYQTQKTNIMVIRGYGVYSYNRDLHEMAKKLAILEKSCRLLMLDGSQKNFNLD; encoded by the coding sequence ATGAATAGACAGCATTTAAAAAACCAACTATCAACTTTAGCCTTGTCTATGTTTAGAAAAGACTTCTTTGGTATCTATCATGGTTCTTTATCTGCCAAAACAGAATCAAATCGTTTTCTTATAAATACTAAAGAAGCTGTATTTGATGCTTTGGATGAAAACTCTCTTATAGAGCTTTATTTTAAAAAAGACTACAGATGGAATCAAGCTAGCATAGATTCCAATATACATTTTAGTATCTATTCTCAAGTTTCAGATGCAAAGTTTGTATCTTTTACAATGCCACCTTTTACAACCGCTTACTCACTTGAACACAACACTATAACACCAAAAGATTATTTTGGATACAAAGAGCTAGGATCCATAACAGTTGTTGATCCTAAACAGTTTGAAGATTGGTATGAAAGAGCTAGAAGCGAGATAGCTTACTACTACCAAACACAAAAAACCAACATTATGGTTATTCGTGGATATGGTGTTTATTCATACAATAGAGATTTGCATGAAATGGCTAAAAAACTTGCCATACTTGAAAAAAGTTGTAGATTGCTTATGTTGGATGGTTCTCAAAAAAATTTTAATCTTGACTAA
- a CDS encoding stomatin-like protein: MEAVSIISLATVVAVAIVIIKGIVIVPQSRAYVVERLGRYNETIEGGFHIIIPIIDTISAKLTKQEQIINIPQQNVITMDNVNISVDGIVFIQVEDAKKATYGIVDFKTALANLSTTTLRAEIGRLALDETLSSRDTLNRKILQAIDEASSKWGIKTMRVELRDISVPIEIEEAMNLQMKAEREKRAIELKAMANKEAVIREAEAQKQKAYLEAEAIERMADASKYEQEKVAQGQQNAMVMINSAMVENSLAAEFLLAKDRVLAFNELAKNPSKDKIVVPYETTELIGSLSIFKEFLGSKGA; encoded by the coding sequence ATGGAAGCTGTTAGTATAATAAGTTTGGCTACAGTTGTTGCAGTTGCTATTGTTATCATAAAAGGTATAGTAATAGTCCCTCAATCGCGTGCCTATGTTGTAGAGAGGCTAGGAAGGTATAACGAGACTATAGAAGGTGGTTTTCATATAATTATCCCAATAATTGATACTATAAGTGCAAAGCTTACAAAGCAAGAGCAGATTATAAATATACCACAACAAAATGTTATAACAATGGACAATGTAAATATAAGCGTTGATGGCATCGTTTTTATCCAAGTTGAAGATGCGAAAAAAGCAACTTATGGCATAGTTGATTTTAAAACAGCGTTGGCTAACTTATCTACTACTACGCTTCGAGCTGAAATAGGACGCTTAGCACTTGATGAAACACTATCTTCAAGAGATACTCTTAACCGTAAAATACTTCAAGCCATAGATGAAGCATCTTCAAAATGGGGTATAAAAACTATGAGAGTTGAACTTCGTGATATTTCTGTTCCTATAGAGATAGAAGAGGCTATGAACCTTCAAATGAAAGCTGAGAGAGAAAAAAGAGCCATAGAACTAAAAGCTATGGCAAATAAAGAGGCTGTCATACGCGAAGCAGAGGCTCAAAAACAAAAGGCATATTTGGAAGCAGAAGCTATAGAGAGAATGGCAGATGCATCTAAGTATGAACAAGAAAAAGTAGCTCAAGGTCAACAAAACGCTATGGTTATGATAAATAGTGCTATGGTAGAAAACTCATTAGCAGCAGAGTTTTTACTTGCAAAAGATAGAGTTTTAGCTTTTAATGAACTAGCAAAAAATCCATCAAAAGATAAAATAGTAGTACCGTATGAGACCACAGAACTAATAGGTTCGTTATCTATTTTTAAAGAGTTTTTAGGCTCTAAAGGAGCATAA
- the dnaJ gene encoding molecular chaperone DnaJ, with the protein MQDLSYYEILEISQNADKTTIKKAYRAMAKKYHPDKNAGDADAEHKFKLCNEAYQCLSDEQQRSIYDRYGKEGLQGMGGGSRRSSGGFDDLGSMFEEMFSGFGGGGRSRHQNPADMEKYPLDMNVDMYISFNEAIFGCEKEIEFTYKKACKPCNGTGAKDGKLSTCHQCKGQGQVYMKQGFMTFSQTCPVCHGTGSSATDKCNSCHGEGYEEVRESVTVKIPKGIDEGNRLRVSGKGNIGKKGSRGDLYVTFSVKPDKHFQRNGNDVYIAIPVFFTQAVAGETLTIPSLTGELELKLDIGTKDKQHFTFRGEGIEDVHGHGKGNLIAQVNITYPKKLNDSQRELLSKLQDSFGIESKPHESVLDSAIDKMKSWFK; encoded by the coding sequence ATGCAAGATCTAAGCTATTATGAAATACTAGAAATATCACAAAATGCTGATAAAACAACTATTAAAAAAGCATATAGAGCTATGGCAAAAAAATATCATCCTGATAAAAATGCTGGAGATGCGGACGCAGAACATAAGTTCAAACTATGTAATGAAGCGTACCAATGTCTAAGCGACGAGCAACAAAGAAGCATCTATGACCGTTATGGAAAAGAAGGTCTTCAAGGTATGGGTGGCGGTTCTCGTCGTTCATCTGGTGGTTTTGATGATTTAGGCTCAATGTTTGAAGAGATGTTTAGCGGATTTGGTGGTGGCGGAAGAAGCCGTCATCAAAATCCTGCTGATATGGAAAAGTATCCTCTTGATATGAATGTAGATATGTACATCTCTTTCAATGAAGCTATATTTGGATGCGAAAAAGAGATAGAGTTTACTTATAAAAAAGCTTGTAAACCTTGTAATGGTACTGGTGCTAAAGATGGTAAATTATCAACTTGTCATCAGTGTAAAGGTCAAGGTCAAGTTTATATGAAACAAGGCTTTATGACATTTTCTCAAACCTGTCCTGTTTGTCACGGTACTGGTAGTTCTGCAACTGATAAGTGTAACAGTTGTCATGGAGAGGGTTATGAAGAAGTAAGAGAGTCTGTAACTGTAAAAATTCCAAAAGGTATAGATGAAGGAAACAGATTAAGAGTATCTGGCAAAGGTAACATTGGTAAAAAAGGTTCACGTGGTGACTTGTATGTTACTTTTAGCGTAAAACCAGACAAACACTTTCAAAGAAATGGCAATGATGTTTATATTGCTATCCCTGTTTTCTTTACCCAAGCAGTTGCTGGAGAAACCTTAACTATCCCATCATTAACAGGAGAGTTGGAACTTAAACTTGATATTGGTACAAAAGACAAACAACACTTTACTTTTAGAGGTGAAGGTATAGAAGATGTCCATGGTCATGGTAAAGGAAACTTGATAGCTCAAGTAAATATCACTTATCCTAAAAAACTAAATGATTCTCAACGTGAACTTCTTAGTAAATTACAAGACTCTTTTGGAATCGAATCAAAACCTCATGAGAGCGTTTTAGACTCAGCCATAGATAAGATGAAAAGCTGGTTTAAATAA
- a CDS encoding phospholipase A, with product MRYFVLFLFLSVAVFASDINTKKGHEVEKYEVNEIEDIEAKKAMKKWLNRDFGLKPHKVNYILPFAYREGDYKSYVLTDEYRNIEAELQVSLKLYLGTSLLGLDESYYLAYSHQAFWQIYSDSSPFRETNYNPEGFIEFPIINKDSFVNMKSIKLGVAHISNGQGSSNVISQNRSRSLNYLYTEFAFQHDTLLTEILLMGPFPGTANDLDNPDIMDYLGYASIKFNYFKAKHMFTLMGRGNLSTGYGAVESTYSYPLIDNAYFYTKVFSGYGESLIDYNNCITKFSVGFSFSR from the coding sequence TTGAGATATTTTGTATTGTTTTTGTTTTTAAGTGTAGCTGTTTTTGCTTCTGATATTAACACTAAAAAAGGTCATGAAGTAGAAAAGTATGAAGTTAATGAAATAGAAGATATTGAAGCTAAAAAAGCTATGAAAAAATGGTTAAATAGAGACTTTGGACTTAAACCACATAAAGTAAATTATATACTTCCATTTGCTTATAGAGAGGGAGATTACAAGTCTTATGTGCTTACGGATGAATATAGAAATATTGAAGCAGAGCTACAAGTAAGTTTAAAACTATATCTTGGAACTAGTCTTTTAGGTTTAGATGAGAGTTATTATCTTGCATACTCACATCAAGCATTTTGGCAAATTTATTCAGATTCATCACCATTTAGAGAGACTAATTATAATCCTGAGGGTTTTATAGAATTTCCTATAATAAATAAAGACTCTTTTGTAAATATGAAATCCATTAAACTTGGTGTAGCTCATATTTCAAATGGTCAAGGTAGCAGTAATGTTATTTCTCAAAATCGTTCAAGAAGTTTAAATTATCTCTATACAGAGTTTGCATTTCAGCATGATACTCTTTTGACAGAGATTTTACTTATGGGACCTTTTCCTGGAACTGCAAATGATCTTGACAACCCAGATATTATGGATTATCTTGGATATGCATCTATAAAGTTTAATTATTTTAAAGCTAAACATATGTTCACTTTGATGGGGAGAGGAAACTTATCAACAGGTTATGGTGCTGTAGAGTCAACTTATTCGTATCCTCTTATAGATAATGCATATTTTTATACAAAAGTATTTAGTGGATACGGTGAAAGTCTTATAGACTACAACAACTGTATAACAAAGTTTTCAGTTGGATTTAGTTTTTCAAGATAA
- a CDS encoding OmpA family protein: MRIRNKKVKNGSNETLWFVSYSDLITAILAVLVLVMSFSKIDIEKIDHANRLMNEDKLVTLTELKKEYENIIVKNKLEDLVNVKLDYDGLRIETLSSVQFAVNSAELDENRIKVLNPIMQKIVNDSKSREVFIIGHTDDTGEPERNWELSSQRANNVLLYLMKKGLDYKHANIVAHGSNKPLNKIDVNSSKESIFENRRKNRRVTIKLERSY, from the coding sequence GTGAGAATAAGAAATAAAAAAGTAAAAAATGGATCAAATGAAACACTTTGGTTTGTTTCTTATTCTGATTTAATTACTGCAATTTTAGCTGTTCTTGTATTAGTTATGTCTTTTTCAAAAATTGATATAGAAAAAATCGATCATGCAAATAGATTGATGAATGAAGATAAACTTGTAACTCTAACAGAGCTAAAAAAAGAGTATGAAAATATTATAGTAAAAAATAAATTAGAAGATTTAGTTAATGTTAAATTAGATTATGATGGATTAAGAATAGAAACATTATCTAGTGTTCAGTTTGCAGTGAATAGTGCAGAACTTGATGAAAATAGAATAAAAGTATTAAACCCAATAATGCAAAAAATAGTAAATGACAGCAAATCAAGAGAAGTTTTTATAATTGGTCATACTGATGATACAGGTGAACCTGAAAGAAATTGGGAGTTGTCATCACAAAGAGCTAATAATGTATTGTTATATCTTATGAAAAAAGGGCTTGATTACAAACATGCAAATATTGTTGCACATGGTTCTAATAAACCTTTAAATAAAATAGATGTGAATTCATCTAAAGAGAGTATTTTTGAAAATAGACGCAAAAACAGAAGGGTAACTATAAAGTTAGAAAGAAGTTATTAA
- a CDS encoding DUF1887 family CARF protein, whose translation MVLVSIVGDFDSSVLPIVYEFKDDISKHILIYDDFKYDVIKAQNIKKGLSRFKKKYNYDFELKEYKIDEDSLQNISDASEFLLLECKDASDIFINTTDGLSSVAAILNYKLIKKGVNFISYDMYDNQYNILNKKSLQKFSICNNLNIQDHFLLKGFGIETSNIAKFAKKYQAQIKEIFEKYSEAYDAFTKLPAGNKSISTLSNDYKKIKNIFTSMKQENTKIKDPLLTGTLFEAYIYNLLSSLDFDDIEIGLKVSRKYKNSKIVNEFDVLIMKDNHLHMIECKYKNNIKLEELIYKYIALSDIIDEDGKMIIVTKKPHQYDSNIDNNEHGGKVYKRAKLSNITMLGAVHKDSVRFISNVKGIFNL comes from the coding sequence ATGGTTTTAGTGTCAATAGTTGGTGATTTTGATTCATCAGTATTACCAATTGTTTATGAGTTTAAGGATGATATTAGTAAGCATATATTGATTTATGATGACTTTAAATATGATGTCATTAAGGCTCAAAATATTAAAAAAGGTCTATCGAGATTTAAAAAAAAGTATAACTATGACTTTGAGCTAAAAGAGTACAAGATAGATGAAGACTCTTTGCAAAATATATCAGATGCATCTGAGTTCTTGCTCTTAGAATGTAAAGATGCAAGCGATATATTTATAAATACAACAGATGGTTTGTCAAGTGTGGCTGCTATACTAAACTATAAGCTTATAAAAAAAGGTGTTAACTTTATCTCTTATGATATGTATGATAACCAATACAACATCCTAAATAAAAAATCACTTCAAAAGTTTAGTATATGTAACAACCTAAATATACAAGACCATTTTTTACTAAAAGGTTTTGGTATTGAGACTTCAAATATAGCAAAATTTGCTAAGAAGTATCAAGCTCAAATAAAAGAAATATTTGAAAAATATAGTGAAGCATACGACGCGTTTACGAAACTCCCAGCAGGAAACAAAAGCATTTCAACCCTCTCAAATGATTATAAAAAAATAAAAAATATATTTACAAGTATGAAACAAGAAAATACAAAAATAAAAGATCCACTACTTACAGGTACACTCTTTGAAGCTTACATTTACAACCTTTTAAGCAGTCTTGATTTTGATGATATAGAGATAGGTTTAAAAGTATCAAGAAAGTATAAAAACTCAAAAATAGTAAATGAGTTTGATGTTTTAATAATGAAAGATAACCACCTTCACATGATAGAGTGTAAGTACAAAAACAATATAAAACTAGAAGAACTCATCTACAAGTATATAGCTCTCTCAGATATTATAGATGAAGATGGAAAGATGATAATAGTAACTAAAAAACCACATCAGTATGATTCTAATATTGATAATAATGAACATGGTGGCAAAGTATATAAAAGAGCAAAACTAAGCAATATCACAATGTTAGGTGCTGTTCATAAAGATAGTGTAAGATTTATCTCAAACGTAAAAGGGATATTTAACTTATGA
- the recR gene encoding recombination mediator RecR — protein sequence MKRSLDKFNRLVDALQELPTIGKKSATRLAYHMVIKESYIGMKISHSIEEALGSVKKCSICGGMSEDELCFICCDERRDSSVLCILENAKDILLLEENGLFDGKYFVLDSLEELSISHLIKIVEKGVDEIIFALTPSISNDAVILYIEDKLSGHKVSFSKIAQGVPTGVSLENIDILSLTRALEDRVKV from the coding sequence ATGAAACGCTCTTTAGATAAATTTAACCGTCTCGTAGATGCACTTCAAGAACTACCAACAATAGGAAAAAAATCCGCTACAAGACTTGCTTATCACATGGTTATAAAAGAGAGTTATATTGGTATGAAAATATCTCATAGTATCGAAGAAGCTTTAGGCTCTGTTAAAAAGTGCAGCATCTGTGGTGGTATGAGCGAAGATGAACTATGTTTTATATGTTGTGATGAGAGAAGAGATTCTAGTGTTTTGTGTATTTTGGAAAATGCAAAAGATATTCTTTTACTTGAAGAAAATGGCCTTTTTGATGGTAAGTATTTTGTACTTGACTCACTAGAAGAACTTAGTATCTCGCATCTGATAAAAATCGTAGAAAAAGGCGTTGATGAAATAATTTTTGCATTGACTCCATCCATATCAAATGATGCAGTAATTCTTTATATAGAAGATAAACTTAGTGGACATAAGGTAAGCTTTTCCAAAATAGCACAAGGTGTACCAACTGGAGTTAGTTTAGAAAATATTGATATTTTATCGCTCACTAGGGCTTTAGAAGACAGAGTAAAGGTGTAG